A region from the Haloarcula limicola genome encodes:
- a CDS encoding 30S ribosomal protein S9 — MVTNTSGKKKTAVARATIREGEGRVRIDSQPVELVDPELAQLKMLEPFRIAEDELRDDVDVDVTVEGGGVMGQADAARTAIARGLVDFTNDAELRDAFMEFDRSLLVNDVRQSEPKKWGGPGARARYQKSYR; from the coding sequence ATGGTAACGAACACGTCTGGTAAGAAGAAGACCGCCGTCGCCCGCGCGACTATCCGCGAGGGCGAGGGCCGCGTGCGTATCGATTCCCAGCCGGTCGAACTCGTCGACCCGGAGCTGGCCCAGCTGAAGATGCTGGAGCCGTTCCGGATCGCGGAGGACGAACTCCGCGACGACGTCGACGTCGACGTGACCGTCGAGGGTGGCGGCGTCATGGGGCAGGCCGACGCCGCCCGAACCGCCATCGCTCGCGGTCTCGTGGACTTCACGAACGACGCGGAGCTGCGCGACGCGTTCATGGAGTTCGACCGGTCGCTGCTGGTCAACGACGTTCGTCAGTCCGAACCCAAGAAGTGGGGCGGTCCCGGCGCTCGGGCCCGCTACCAGAAATCCTACCGCTGA